GATGCACGTGAGCGCCGCCACACTGTTGCCCGACAGCACCGCATCGGCCGCACGCCCGCCCCAGCCCGACAGGGCGCCTTCGGGCGCACCGCTCTGCCACACCGACTGCTGGTCGTTGTGCGAGAACAGGCGCGGGGGCAGGGGCACGCGCCCTGCGCGGTAGTCGGCCAGCGAGGTAGGCTGCACGAGCGGGCCGATGTTGGCCAGCCACGCGAGCCGCCCATCGCGCCACGGCGCCATCAGCGGCAGCAGGGCCGGGTGCATGGCCACCGACCGCCCCGAAGCGATGGGCCCGAGCGTGGTGGCGGCCAGATCGTCGCGCGGCAAGGCGAGCATGCCACGGGCCGCGGCATAGGCGGCGTGCTCGGTCGGGTCCACCGGGATCAGCGTGTTGGCGTGGTCGTTGCCGCCCTGCAGGAAGACGCAGACCAGGGCCTTGTAGTCATCGCCCGGCGAGGCGGCGGCGGCCGCCTCGGCCATGTGCGACAGGTTGAGCGCCAGCGGCGCGGCCACGCCGGCCATCGACAGCGCAGCGCTGCGGCGAAGGAAGGCGCGTCGACTCAGAAGGGAAGGGGTCATGGCGGGGCGTCAGCGCTGCACGAGGTACTGCGGGCTGGTCATGATCAGGAAGAAGGCCGCAACCACGCGGTTGCGGCGCTCGGTGTCGGAAGCCACGGTGATGCTGCCGACGGCGCTGCGGATGGTGCTCACGGTGGACGGGCTCAGCGTGCCGGCCCCGAGGTACAGCGCCAGCTGGTCCACCAGCGTGTCGGGCGTATCGGCCAGCGCCAGCCAGCGGGCATAGTCGGGCTCGAGCCCGCCCGCACCGAACGGCATCACCGCCAGCAGGAAGTTGGCATAGCCCATCACGGTGGACTCGTTGGTGATCTGGAATTCGGGGGCGACCAGGCCGCGCGCCGCCATGTCGGTGCCCACCGGCACATGCCCGGGCCGGAAGAAGTTGAAGACCGAGGGCGCACGCAACGGCGCCTGCCCCAAGGTGTCGCTGCCCGACAGGTCGGGAAAGGCCCACTGGCCATCGACCGAACGCACCTGCGCCAGGCGCAGCCAGTGCAGCAGGCGCAGGATGGGCTCGCGCAGCTTGCCGTCGGTGAGCGCACCGGCTGCGGCGGTGTGGCGGATCTCGGGGCGGGCCTCGGGGTCGGCCAGCACGGCATGGATCACGCGCGCCAGATTGCCCCGCTCGCCGTTCGTGTCCGCGGCATTGAACACGAGCGCCACGCGCCGCACGTAGTCGGGGCTGGGATTGCTGCACACCAGGCGCTGGATCAGCTGGCGGGCGATGAAGGGCCCGACGTTCGGATGGGCACACAGCGCGTCCAGCGCCATGCCGAGCGCGGCGGGCCCCGGCGTGCCGGCCGGCACCACGCGCCCGTCGACCAGGCGCTTGGCCCCCGGGTCGTGGCGCTCCGGGTGGAAGTCCATCGGCTGGCGCAGGTAGTCGAAAGGCCCTTCCGGGTCGAGCGGGTTGAAGCCGTCCACATCCCAGCCGGTGAAGACGCGCGCCAGCTCGCTCACGGTGTCGGCGCTGTACGTGGCCTGCTGCGGTGTGCTGGGTGTGCCGTCCAGCTGCAGGGCGTCCAGCCCGATGGTGAACAGCTGCATCAGCTCGCGGGCGTAGTTTTCGTCCGGCTGGCGCCCCTGCTCATCGGCCCGGGCACTGCCGCGCATGCTGAGGTACACGCCCATGGCGGGCGACAGGGTGATCGCCTGCAGCAGCGAACGGAAGGAGCCGAAGCAGTGCTGTTCGAGCAGCTCCCACCAGGCCAGGCAGGCGAACTGCTTCCAGTAGGCGACCATGTTGAGGGGCGAGACGACGAAGATCTCGCTGAGGGCCAGCACGACACGCTGGCGCAGCACATCGGGCGCGGTGCTCAGGCGGCGCCACACCACGCGGTCGAGCCCGAAATCACCGCGGGCGTAGAGCCGGTTGTTGAAGCCCATGGCGAGGCCCCAGTCCCACACGGAGGCCGGCGCGGCCATGGCGACCTGCGCCTCGAACCACGCCTCGGCACCGTCGCGCACCAGGGCGTCGACCTCGGCGGGCGTGGCGCCGAGTCCACCCTGGGCCAGCAGGCGGGCGGCACGCTCGCGCGTCATGGCCTCGAACGGCTGCGCGGCGCCCCGGCATGCGGGCTCGGCGGCGGCGGCGGCGGCACTCAGGCCCGTGCAACCGGGCGGCACCGCCGACGGCTCGGCACGCGGCGGCGCCGGCGAGCCGCCTCCACCACAGGCGCCCAGCACACTGCCAGCGAGGCTGGCCGTGGCGGCCATCGCACTGCGGCGCAGAGACCAGGCCTCGGCCTGCGCAGGCGCACCAGGCGGCGCCGCCCCGCGGGCTCCATCCCCCGTGTCCGTCATCCCCGTGTTCCCCCTGATTCTTTACGGATGCGGGCACTGTAGGCGGGCCGTGTGTCAGCACTCAAGGCGCGTTACGCCTTGCTGACATCTTTCGGGGGTGGCGGGTGCACAAAACAACAGCGACGGATCAGGCGGCCCGCGCGGCTTCGGCCGGCAGCGCCCAGCGCGCACGCAGCGCCCGGGCCGCCGCGACCATGTTGGCCAGCGCGGCCCGGGTTTCAGGCCAGCCACGCGTCTTCAGGCCGCAATCGGGGTTGACCCACAGCCGGTCTGACGGGATCACGCTGGCGGCCCGCACCAGCAGCGTCGTCATCGCCGTCACGCTGGGCACACGCGGCGAATGGATGTCGTACACACCCGGCCCGATCGCGT
This is a stretch of genomic DNA from Aquabacterium olei. It encodes these proteins:
- a CDS encoding DUF1800 domain-containing protein, which gives rise to MTDTGDGARGAAPPGAPAQAEAWSLRRSAMAATASLAGSVLGACGGGGSPAPPRAEPSAVPPGCTGLSAAAAAAEPACRGAAQPFEAMTRERAARLLAQGGLGATPAEVDALVRDGAEAWFEAQVAMAAPASVWDWGLAMGFNNRLYARGDFGLDRVVWRRLSTAPDVLRQRVVLALSEIFVVSPLNMVAYWKQFACLAWWELLEQHCFGSFRSLLQAITLSPAMGVYLSMRGSARADEQGRQPDENYARELMQLFTIGLDALQLDGTPSTPQQATYSADTVSELARVFTGWDVDGFNPLDPEGPFDYLRQPMDFHPERHDPGAKRLVDGRVVPAGTPGPAALGMALDALCAHPNVGPFIARQLIQRLVCSNPSPDYVRRVALVFNAADTNGERGNLARVIHAVLADPEARPEIRHTAAAGALTDGKLREPILRLLHWLRLAQVRSVDGQWAFPDLSGSDTLGQAPLRAPSVFNFFRPGHVPVGTDMAARGLVAPEFQITNESTVMGYANFLLAVMPFGAGGLEPDYARWLALADTPDTLVDQLALYLGAGTLSPSTVSTIRSAVGSITVASDTERRNRVVAAFFLIMTSPQYLVQR